A genomic segment from Tissierella sp. encodes:
- a CDS encoding PucR family transcriptional regulator ligand-binding domain-containing protein has product MMGLTIREMLKAEFFKDFNVVAGHEGLDKQLQGIAILDAPDGYKWTRGREFVISSGYIFKQHPELFEEYVKTDTFKEISGMGLKIDRYIKIIPEHIINIFNEYNIPLINIPVGPSWMDIMNQLNVLVMNKNIRQFRIGTINPRSFSKLSYQARKINKILSQIEGEMNFPAMLYDLSSEKPYYSSNAFMELIGDLKIEDFWNPPFDYTQEVLCDNLSMIRYRFIDDKYDRPYSWITVPITVGDKIKGYFVVLEATGLIDYFDQFALRIGFLLLQSLYEQILVAQSIGDVGFEKFTSDIIVGNLVGDEAISKKADNLGLDININYYLILMKPEKENTHLLSYKDELREVVNSSISQTEARMAMIDDSSCIFLIPVDNKISEKENLELIKKASNSFKKRIESKIENINIVFGVSDNGSTILDLRKNYVRCNQAIRIGQLLYPNESYLKYSDLGVFAWMNMKEDELGIISKDIKTLIENPEHKELIEILRAYLECKMNYSLTAKQLFLHINTVRKRVEEIKDLIDLDLEDPMSRLKLEILLKLIN; this is encoded by the coding sequence ATGATGGGTTTGACTATTAGAGAAATGCTGAAGGCTGAGTTTTTTAAGGATTTTAATGTTGTAGCAGGCCATGAAGGCTTAGATAAACAGTTGCAAGGAATCGCAATTCTAGATGCTCCAGATGGATATAAGTGGACAAGAGGCAGAGAATTTGTCATATCTTCAGGCTATATATTTAAACAACATCCAGAACTATTTGAAGAGTATGTAAAAACGGATACTTTTAAAGAGATATCTGGAATGGGATTAAAAATAGATAGATATATAAAGATAATTCCAGAGCATATTATAAATATATTTAATGAATACAATATTCCCTTAATAAATATTCCAGTAGGTCCATCCTGGATGGACATCATGAATCAGCTTAATGTATTGGTAATGAATAAAAACATTAGGCAATTTAGAATAGGGACTATTAATCCAAGGAGTTTTTCCAAATTAAGCTATCAAGCAAGAAAGATAAATAAGATATTATCCCAAATTGAAGGTGAAATGAATTTTCCTGCTATGTTATATGACTTATCATCTGAAAAACCTTATTATAGCTCAAATGCATTTATGGAGCTTATTGGAGATTTGAAGATAGAAGATTTTTGGAATCCACCCTTTGATTATACACAAGAAGTATTATGCGATAATTTAAGTATGATAAGATATAGATTTATAGATGATAAATATGATAGACCTTATAGCTGGATTACTGTGCCTATTACAGTTGGAGATAAGATAAAAGGATATTTTGTAGTCTTGGAAGCTACAGGTCTTATAGATTACTTTGATCAATTCGCCCTACGAATAGGATTTCTACTTCTTCAATCCCTATATGAGCAAATATTAGTAGCTCAAAGCATTGGAGATGTAGGTTTTGAAAAATTTACTTCTGATATCATAGTAGGAAATCTAGTAGGTGATGAAGCTATATCTAAAAAAGCAGATAATTTAGGCTTGGATATAAACATAAACTATTATCTGATTTTAATGAAACCAGAAAAGGAAAATACTCATCTACTAAGCTATAAGGATGAACTTAGAGAGGTTGTAAATAGTAGTATATCTCAGACGGAGGCTAGAATGGCCATGATAGACGATAGTAGTTGTATCTTTTTGATCCCTGTAGATAATAAGATTTCAGAAAAAGAGAATCTAGAACTAATAAAAAAGGCTTCTAATTCTTTTAAAAAGAGAATAGAGTCAAAGATAGAGAATATAAATATAGTTTTTGGAGTTTCCGATAATGGAAGTACAATACTTGATCTAAGAAAAAATTATGTAAGATGTAATCAAGCCATAAGAATTGGCCAGTTATTATATCCAAATGAATCTTATTTAAAATATTCTGATTTAGGAGTTTTTGCTTGGATGAATATGAAGGAAGATGAATTGGGAATAATATCAAAGGATATTAAGACTTTAATTGAAAATCCTGAACATAAAGAACTCATAGAAATACTAAGGGCTTATTTAGAATGTAAAATGAATTATAGTCTTACAGCAAAGCAACTTTTCTTACATATAAACACTGTTAGAAAAAGGGTAGAGGAGATAAAAGATCTCATAGATCTAGATTTAGAAGACCCTATGAGCAGATTAAAGCTTGAGATTTTATTAAAGTTGATTAATTAA
- a CDS encoding MFS transporter — MDSPQNKQNVSLYGWLVWGILVTIYLIVFFHRLSVGVITGDLVETFGMSATQIANLGAMYFYAYTIMQIPSGILADRLGPKKTVIVGCIVAAIGSIIFSFAANIPMAYFGRLLVGLGVSVVFLCILKIQANWFPAKKFATMSGITSFIGGMGGVLAQGPLIAIVNMIGWRSSFLVIGVITLVLVVITAIFVKNTPTEKGLPEVNPQQTQPIGEKESILSQLLEVLKNPRIWAPAIAFGGINGSFMLFAGTFGVSYISNVYSLNNTSAANYISIMLVGSGIACLLIGRISDSIRKRKLPMVILAIAAVVAWIILVFVRPPIWFMYVFILLAGSASSIGVLCWSVGKEVSNPRLAGMAMSIVNVCGFLFAALLPVISGRIIDTNITRGLSPDMAYVRAFIVPTVSTIISLVFALLSRETKCENIYSK, encoded by the coding sequence ATGGATTCACCACAAAACAAACAAAATGTAAGTCTCTATGGATGGTTAGTCTGGGGAATACTTGTAACTATTTATCTAATAGTTTTTTTTCATAGGCTTTCAGTTGGAGTAATTACAGGGGATCTTGTAGAAACCTTTGGAATGAGTGCTACACAAATTGCAAACTTAGGTGCTATGTACTTTTATGCATATACTATAATGCAAATTCCTTCTGGTATTCTGGCTGACCGTTTAGGTCCTAAGAAAACAGTTATAGTAGGTTGTATAGTTGCAGCTATTGGCTCAATAATATTTTCATTTGCTGCCAATATACCCATGGCATACTTCGGTAGACTTCTAGTTGGGCTAGGAGTATCAGTAGTATTTTTATGTATATTAAAGATTCAAGCTAACTGGTTTCCAGCTAAAAAATTTGCTACCATGAGCGGTATTACAAGCTTCATAGGAGGTATGGGAGGTGTTCTTGCACAGGGTCCTCTTATAGCAATAGTAAATATGATAGGATGGAGAAGTTCCTTTCTTGTTATAGGTGTAATAACATTAGTACTAGTTGTTATTACAGCAATATTTGTTAAAAACACACCTACTGAAAAAGGATTACCTGAGGTTAATCCTCAACAGACTCAGCCTATTGGAGAAAAGGAAAGCATTTTATCACAATTATTAGAAGTACTTAAGAATCCAAGGATTTGGGCTCCCGCTATTGCCTTTGGTGGTATAAATGGAAGTTTCATGTTATTTGCTGGAACTTTTGGAGTTTCATATATTAGCAATGTATATAGTCTAAATAATACTTCTGCTGCTAATTACATTTCAATAATGTTAGTAGGTTCAGGTATAGCATGTTTATTGATTGGGAGGATATCTGATTCCATACGAAAAAGAAAGTTACCTATGGTAATACTTGCCATAGCTGCAGTTGTGGCATGGATAATATTGGTATTTGTAAGACCGCCTATATGGTTCATGTATGTATTTATACTTTTAGCTGGTTCAGCTTCATCAATTGGAGTTTTATGTTGGTCCGTAGGTAAAGAAGTAAGCAACCCAAGACTTGCTGGAATGGCAATGTCTATAGTAAATGTATGTGGATTCCTTTTTGCAGCACTTCTTCCAGTAATAAGTGGAAGGATAATTGATACAAATATTACAAGAGGGTTATCTCCAGATATGGCTTATGTGAGGGCTTTTATAGTTCCTACAGTTTCTACCATTATATCTTTAGTTTTTGCATTACTATCTAGAGAAACCAAATGTGAGAATATTTATAGTAAGTAG
- a CDS encoding amidohydrolase, with amino-acid sequence MSNILEKAKSIEDYIIKFRRDFHENPELSGQEFKTQEKIMKELEVLGIPYKKAGNTSLIATLKGGKSGKTVALRGDIDALPIKEESGVEFASKVPGLMHACGHDSHTAMLLGAAKLLSEMKDEIQGEVRFFFQEGEEIFTGAKKIIEAGGMEGVDACLGIHNLPAIEVGHVDVSPGYRSAGCDTIYVKFEGVSGHGSAPHLAKDTVHPACLFVTDLQGIVAKNVNPQEPIVVSVGRFQGGTKANIISKYTELDISMRYFDENTRKTVHEAIKRHAKAIADTYEIKVDVIIEDSTLSVYNDDELSVLAKKTSSTIFGEDKIVSIPKMMGSEDMSYYFQHAKGVFAWLGSGNKEKDCIYFPHHEKFKIDEDCLKYGTALYTQFAIDFLNDK; translated from the coding sequence ATGTCAAATATACTAGAGAAGGCTAAATCAATAGAAGATTATATAATTAAGTTTAGAAGAGACTTCCACGAAAATCCTGAACTTAGTGGACAAGAATTTAAGACTCAAGAGAAAATTATGAAGGAATTAGAAGTATTAGGAATACCTTATAAAAAAGCAGGGAACACCTCTTTAATAGCTACATTAAAAGGCGGAAAAAGTGGAAAAACAGTAGCTTTAAGAGGCGATATAGATGCTCTTCCAATTAAAGAGGAATCAGGAGTTGAATTTGCATCAAAGGTGCCTGGATTAATGCATGCTTGTGGACATGATAGTCATACTGCAATGCTACTTGGTGCAGCAAAGCTCTTATCTGAAATGAAGGATGAAATACAGGGTGAAGTAAGATTTTTCTTTCAAGAAGGAGAAGAAATATTTACAGGAGCAAAGAAAATCATAGAAGCAGGTGGAATGGAAGGCGTAGATGCATGTCTTGGTATTCACAATCTGCCAGCTATAGAAGTTGGACATGTAGATGTATCACCAGGCTATAGGTCTGCAGGCTGTGACACTATATATGTTAAGTTTGAGGGAGTATCAGGTCATGGTTCAGCCCCACACCTTGCAAAGGATACAGTTCATCCTGCGTGTCTATTCGTCACAGACCTTCAAGGAATAGTCGCTAAAAATGTTAATCCTCAAGAGCCTATAGTAGTTTCTGTAGGAAGATTCCAGGGAGGAACAAAGGCAAATATCATATCTAAGTATACAGAACTTGATATTTCTATGAGATACTTTGATGAAAATACTAGAAAAACAGTCCATGAAGCTATAAAGAGACATGCTAAAGCAATAGCAGATACCTATGAAATTAAGGTAGATGTAATCATAGAGGACAGTACTCTAAGTGTATATAATGATGACGAATTATCAGTTTTAGCGAAGAAAACCTCCTCCACTATTTTTGGGGAAGATAAAATTGTATCCATACCTAAGATGATGGGCTCAGAAGATATGTCCTACTATTTCCAACATGCTAAAGGTGTTTTTGCATGGCTTGGATCGGGAAATAAGGAAAAAGACTGTATATATTTCCCACACCATGAGAAATTTAAAATTGATGAAGATTGCTTAAAGTACGGAACAGCATTATATACACAATTTGCTATAGATTTCTTAAATGACAAATAG